Genomic segment of Mercurialis annua linkage group LG6, ddMerAnnu1.2, whole genome shotgun sequence:
cgtttaaaaaataaaaaattcaagccaaacaatAAAAAGGGACCCATCCTAGTTATATTTTGGTATTGAATTGATCTAAACCGGCATAATAGTGATCATGATGACATAATCATATGATTAAAATCAATAGTATATATTTAATCAGATTTAGATAATGTGGAACGTCATAATACAACTGTGTCAAGTTTCAACTTAACAGTTTGTTAAACATGATATATTTAACTCAGATGCATCTAGCTGAACTTCCTAGATGCATCTCCGACGATCAACTTGTTCgattcttatttaaaaaaaaaacatgatataTTTTACTCAGAGCTTTGGGGGTGTGGATCAATCAGTTCATCACTGAACCTATCCAACTAACCATAAccaaatctttaaatttttttcataaccatAACTGTAATCAAATTATTGTAtagaaatcaaaataataatttggtGTTAATGTTTTGTTCTATACAAATTTAGAGGGTAAATTTATATCCAAAtcctataaaaataataaaatatcttaaattttttaaaacatatttaaatataacaatacacataatatataatatgatcagttcaattattcaaaaattcgtacaaaaaaccaaactaaacaaaatcaaacaaaatgttcaaaactattaattataattgaaccaaattaattaaaaaccaaaacaaattaaaattttaatttggctATGTCAGTTAATTCAGTTGTACCCAAATAATGCACACCTACTCAGTAGCACTCCATAAAATATAATGGGCTAAAGATTAAGATGACTATAGTGATCAATTAACTAAGAGAAATTTGcaaaaaatactccgtttttcaaaatatttgtaaaaatactccgttttttgaaaaattatttgtctaccttttttttcgaaaaaattatttttttactccgaaatttatttttttactctgaaaaaatttgtaaaaatactccgttttttttaaactgtttgaaactgtattataaacggtttcaaagatgtcaaagttttttaaaaatactctgttgtaaaccatttgaaactctattagaaactgtatttgaaaccgtttgaaactctatttttatgaaactgttacaaaccgtttgaaactctattagaaactctatttgaaaccgtttgaaactctatttgaaacgtttttataaaacagtttcaaattgtgttttttaaaactgtatttgaaaccgtttgaaactctatttttatgaaacctttataaaccgtttgaaactctattataAACTGTAtatgaaaccgtttgaaactgcggagtaaaaaaataaattgcggagtaaaaaaataaatatttattttttttaggtacgcttataaactttcagtttttgaggttaatttacaaatattttagttttttaggtaTTCTCCTAATTAGCCCATTAACTAAGCCAAAACCCTGGGCCCATTCAATGGAATTTGGCCACAAATATCAAGTTATAGGAATATgatgaaaaaacaaataaagcACAGCAAAGTGCAATAATATGAAGAGAGCTACGAAATTTAAAGTTGTAGATCCAACAAGCAGCAGCATTTCAAATCTACATAGAGATGCCAGATCCTAAATAGAATCTACATGTCAAATATTATATACTACTAAGCAAATAGAAGTCCTAGAAATTAATACTCCCAACAAACACACAATTAAAAAACCTAAACTAGAGTACCCTAACAAAGATAAGTCACATTAAACACAAATACTAACAATTCTGAAGTTAAAGAAAAACTAGTTGAGAAATGAGATCAATCTTTGGTTGTTTTGTTGATAAGAGACTTATGGATGTGAGGAATGACACCGCCACCGGCAATAGTGCCCTTGATGAGAGTGTCAAGTTCTTCATCTCCTCTAATGGCAAGCTGCAGATGTCTCGGGGTGATTCTCTTCACCTTGAGATCTTTGCTCGCATTTCCGGCGAGCTCAAGAACCTCAGCAGTCAGATACTCCAGAATTGAAGCTAAGTAAACAGCAGCTGTTGCACCAACTCTTCCATGTGCTGATGTCCTTTGCTTCAGATGCCTGTGAATCCTACCAACAGGAAACTATACAGCACATATGCACAAATATAAGATGTGAGAATATATATACAAACTCCACACAAGGTAAAAATATAGTACGAACACTGGTAATGAAATACGGGACACTTGGCACACAAACACAGCAAAACAATATCATTGTAAGGTTTTTTGAAACCCTaagtttccgaaacgtttctaaCATGGGAAATGTTGATTGAATAAAGTGTTTGTGCTACTACCATTTCAAGTGGAATTCAGAACTAAACAGCAAACTAACCAAATGCAGTTCTTGCAATGATAATTACCAATAGTTCTAGAGTTGATTTAGTGTTTTTCAGCATGGGTAATAGCTCCGGGTCCAATGACATAACTAAGACTAAATCACTAGAATGCATGGTTTGTGAGATCCGAACCATTTGTAGTTTGTACAATCAAAATTCCAACAGACATGAAATTAGATCCTACAGCAAGTGGGTTTTCCTTTCCTTACACtcatttcaaatcattttctATATGGAGTGAATACTTAACCCCCCAAAAACTTCTACATCTCTACTATTAAAGACCATAAAAGCTTTTGAGATTTGACATAATCAGATTACTTCTTGAATCTAAGACAAATCGTGCTAATGTTAATTAATAGTTCTTGGTCTGAATCTTCCAATGTAATACTTATCCACATGATAGTAAGATATTTGGCATCAAAATTAAAGTGACACCCAACTGTTGGTGTAAATAAGTTTAGGTCTAAATCTCCCAATTTACAACCTACCAAATTCCCACATAATCAACAGGCAAAATAAACAAAGCCATTACTAGTTTCAGTCCAATATGGTCACTGCAAACACAATGTGTTAACCAGCCAACATTTATTcaacaaacaaaaatataacatgtttcaaacaaatacaaaacgATTTCGAAACCCTAAAGAAAAAGGAATGAACTGACCTGAATTCCGGCACGAGAAGAGCGGGAAATAGGATGCTTCTTGCTATCTTTATCCTTATCTTTCGTAGTTTTCCCTGCCGTCAGCCCCTTTCCTCCTTTTCCGGCCATCTTTTCTTTCtgaaaaacttaaaaaacaAACATACAAAATCAGGTTCTTTAATGATTAGGTAACCAAATTGAAATTGGAATTCGCATACAAAATCAAGAAAACAATCTGAAACAAAcgaatcaatcaaaaaattaaactaaaattggATCGATTGACTGTAAGATAAGAGAGAGAGGGACAAACCTGAAGATGTGGTGTTGTTTGTTTGAAAATTAGAGAGCgtaatgaaaatttattttctttaaaaataaatgaaatcaGAAGGCGGGATTTTGAAATCTTTGGAAACCAAAATTTTCGGCggttttgttttagttttcgAGTGGGAAACCAAATTCCTTTTTATTTCTGTTGAATTACCATCCTATCCCTTCGTTTCTGTGATACTGCCAGGTCATCGGACCCTTTGACTCAAACAAAATTTAAgatcaattcaaaaaaattcaagctcCGCTACTCGAGTTCAATTTAAGTCGAGCTCGAGCTTCTCGAGTATTAAttagagtaatttatttttattataatgacTATTCATACCTTTGAATTTAGGTGTATTTCAAACTAACTAACTGAATCTCatgtttataataaaaaaataaattatatacattaatatgataatttttttcattttttactgAACTTTATCTCGAACTCAAGTAGATTGAACGTCGTTTGACCTCGAGTAGCTCTATAAATAATCATTGTCAAAATTACGGTGTGTAGTTAACTATATGTTAAAGTTCAAGAGTATAAGTATACATTTcgtttacatttttaattttaaaaaataataatgccTACACATTATAAAAGGTTAATTACATATGAAATTGTCACTTTTAAACTAATTGTAAACCATGTTTGGttcatcaaattaaaaaatgatggaATAGAATAGATATTCCATAACGAATTGATAACTACTCTTTACTTTTTAAGAGGAGTGTTTATTctacaaaatcatggaatagcaatcTCATAGTATaactattccatgaaccaaattGAATAATAGTCATTCTATatggaatagttattccattccGCACATATTTCATGAACAAAACATGGCCGTAATTCTATCACAATTTGAAAAGTTGTCAATTTCattcaatgtttttttttaatttttttacagttttatCAATGCTCATAAAGTACTGCCTTTATTTTGTTAGACATTTATAATTTTGCAATTTATATCGGTTACTTGTGACATCTAACTTATCCTGTTATGTCATTTTTCGATCGCCTTATTAATTACAAAACGTTGGATTTTTGAACCGTGTTAtacatacaaaaaaattaaaagatggcGAATCATAttgaaaactttaaaaatcgtgtgataaaattacaataatgaaTGTGACGATTTTATATGCAATTCATCCTATAATAAATGGATTACTAATAGTACTTTCTCTTATTTGGACATTGGGTATTGAATTAGTTATAGAtagctaaaaaaaaaattatttgtaactTTAGCTTCTGTAAATTAGATTAGCATTGAAATCTGGTTTCTAGTTTTACAAATGCAAATTGTTTACCACCAAACAATAAATCCCATAATCTTCTAGattcttttttgttttggaaattaagaaaatattacttgtaattttCTTTAAGTTAGGACACTCAACTTGGGATAAACCAACTCTCATTTCCCAATCTTCTAGATTTTGCTCTTGTATTGTACCAAACACTCTCAATTTAGAAGTCTTCAGAGTTTTTAGAATTTATCTGATTGGTATTTTGTACAATACAAGAGCaaaatctattattttattttgataattatattatataaatgctTAGCTTACCTAACCAATTCTAGTGgaagaaaaacataaaatgcaAGAGATGGAATGTACATTTCTTACAACTTCTCTGTTTGTACTAATAAACTTGTCAAAATCTTCTCCACTACTTCAAGGTACGATATTTAATAAGTTGGTTATGTATTTTTCACATCCATATTCCATATACTTCACTTATTTATTGTAATATTGGCTTCTGTTTTCGTCTCAGATATGATTAAGATGACTTCAGATGTTAATGAGGTCTCAGAAAAGTCTTTTGATTACATCGTAGTTGGAGGAGGCACCGCAGGTTGTCCCCTGGCGGCAACTCTTTCGGAGAGATTCTCCGTTCTTTTGGTCGAACGAGGTGGCTCTCCTTACGAAAATCCACTAATATTAAACAAAATGTACTCTTCTTTTGCTCTTCGTCAAACTGATATGGCACAAAGCTTCATCTCTCAGGATGGCGTTCCGAATCTCAGAGGGCGAGTGCTCGGAGGATCTTCGGTGATAAATGGCGGCTTCTATAGCAGAGCTAGTGATGATTATGTTCAAAGAGTTGGGTGGGATGAACGACTGGTGGAACAAGCTTACGAGTGGGTCGAATCAAAAATTGCTTTCAAACCTCATGAGCTTACTCCTTGGTAATTTGCCCTTAAATTTGGTCTACTGGAAGCCAGATTTGTTCCGTTTAACGGGTTTAGTTTAGGACATATTGAGGGAACAAAGATTGGTGGGACTATCTATGATGAATATGGAAGAAGACACCCTTCATCAGATCTTCTGAGAGCAGGAAATCCGCAACATATCACAGTTCTTTTGAATGCAACCGTAAAGAACATTATTTTTCATGGTAATACGATGCATATAAATTTGTCAAGCAATGTAATTCCGCATTTTATTTATGTTTCCATAAAAGCTtctgaaatttataaattttatatttataacaatattcttatgaaaaaatatagtgttacttttttctatttcaaatttttatattaatgtcTTTGTTTTTGTGCAACATAGATTATATATTTAGTTCATAATATTCTTAGACTAtgtttcataaaaaattaatttctcaaGTTCCATATTTCAATGCTTTGTGACCCTAAAGTTATGAGAATTTTTGCTTTTGTAACCTTTTATAAACTAATCTAGTTTCaacaaatttcattttaatgtttCGTGCACCATAGTAATCAGTCTGATAGCGTGTTTTTGTATAGGAAATGAGAGAACAGCTCGTGGCATTCGGTTCATCAAGAGTGGCGGCATCACAAATCAGATCTATGAAGCTTATATAAATCAACCACATGATTCAAGTTCGCGGGGAGATGTCATATTGTCAGCAGGGGCATTAGGAAGTCCCCAATTACTAATGTTAAGTGGCATCGGACCAACAAAGCATCTTCAAAATTTCAATATCCCACTCGTGTTACACCTGAAAGGAGTCGGCCGAAAAATGCAAGATAACCCGGCTATCGCCTTTCGAGCAGACAACAAAGCAAATTATCTGCTAACAGAGTCACCTCAAGCAGTCGCCATTGCGGAAGACTTCAAATTCATTGTTGAAGGCATCATTATACCAAGAAGCTTGAACGCAACAATGACTAGTATGGCCATCAAGCTCGCATTTCCACAATCTGCAGGGATGCTAAAATTGAACAATACAAATCCTAGACAAAATCCTatagtaaaatttaattatttatcaaaggAAAAGGACTTGAATGATTGCGTAAAGATGGTTCAGTTGCTGCAAAGGGTATCGAGATCTAAATCTGTTGTTATGTTCCTCCGAAATGTACATCAGGCTAATTTCACAGGTTTCATGAGTACCATAACCCGAAACATATCTGCAAGAACAATGTGACGACGTTTTATCATTATTATGGAGGTTGTACCGTTGGATCAGTTGTTGACAAGGATTACAAAGTGTATGGAGTAAAGAATTTGAGTGTGGTAGATGGATCAACTTTTTTAGAATCACCAGGCGCAAACCCAATGGCTACTGTGTTAATGCTAGGAAGGTATCAGGGCATCAAAATCCTAAGAGAAATGGAGAAATAATTCATGAAAATCAATAGAATGTATCACTTAACATGAAAATTAGTAAAATGATATTGAAAATAATAGGCTTAATCCATTAGAAGGCCCATGTATTTTCAAGTTTTTATAGTATTAAAtttgggacgatgacaaaattacctaaaattttaaaaatatttacaaaagtacctgtaaattttttttatttacaaaaatacgactgatttaaaattaattacaaaagtaccaaaaaatgaaaattaattacaaaagtacgatttgtataatgtcg
This window contains:
- the LOC126687080 gene encoding histone H2A variant 1, coding for MAGKGGKGLTAGKTTKDKDKDSKKHPISRSSRAGIQFPVGRIHRHLKQRTSAHGRVGATAAVYLASILEYLTAEVLELAGNASKDLKVKRITPRHLQLAIRGDEELDTLIKGTIAGGGVIPHIHKSLINKTTKD